From a single Fusobacterium pseudoperiodonticum genomic region:
- a CDS encoding DUF2262 domain-containing protein: protein MEKIQEIHKEILEGNTEILKDFPLPYCLSENKEDFVVLRKGRIVKDENRIKYFFPNSESNETNGIYCLIWGRRNEGNYGIGGTPIPDDFCIKEMKFEGDKLCLVSTKDEKIVASLKQFNKALQKIWSNFTMEELSVAFRQAPNTVLDEIRKEEMPKTVTIKNFGKFTYKKDDKAYKLVKEDIECYFSADNKAELKKVKDIFSNIEIINFIEKAKEYTVKKLLKLKNDLWLEEDEKEVTKKEFKARMKFTSLYVFSESANFYFDDGDLFWGHTIEVNVNQNLEFTDANIVGQKNKNKKGSESIETKF, encoded by the coding sequence ATGGAAAAAATTCAAGAGATACATAAGGAAATATTAGAAGGTAATACAGAGATATTAAAAGATTTTCCTCTACCTTATTGTCTTTCTGAAAATAAGGAAGACTTTGTTGTTTTAAGAAAGGGACGAATTGTAAAAGATGAAAATCGTATAAAATATTTTTTTCCAAACTCAGAGAGCAATGAAACTAATGGGATATATTGCTTAATATGGGGTCGGAGAAACGAAGGAAACTATGGTATAGGAGGAACACCAATACCAGATGATTTTTGTATAAAAGAGATGAAATTTGAAGGAGATAAACTTTGTTTAGTGAGTACAAAGGATGAAAAAATAGTAGCTTCGTTAAAACAATTCAATAAGGCTTTACAAAAGATATGGAGTAATTTCACTATGGAAGAATTATCTGTAGCCTTTAGACAAGCACCTAATACAGTTTTAGATGAAATTAGAAAAGAAGAGATGCCAAAGACAGTTACTATTAAAAACTTTGGTAAATTTACATATAAAAAAGACGATAAGGCTTATAAACTAGTCAAAGAAGATATTGAATGTTATTTTTCAGCTGATAATAAGGCAGAACTTAAGAAAGTGAAAGATATTTTTTCAAATATTGAAATTATAAATTTTATAGAGAAAGCTAAAGAATATACAGTTAAGAAACTTCTAAAATTGAAAAATGACCTATGGTTAGAAGAAGATGAAAAAGAAGTCACAAAAAAAGAATTTAAAGCTAGAATGAAGTTTACAAGTCTTTATGTTTTTAGTGAATCAGCAAATTTTTATTTTGATGATGGAGATTTATTTTGGGGACATACCATAGAAGTTAATGTCAATCAAAATTTAGAATTTACTGATGCAAATATAGTTGGCCAAAAAAATAAAAATAAAAAAGGAAGTGAAAGTATTGAAACAAAATTTTAA
- a CDS encoding DUF695 domain-containing protein, with product MKQNFNEIKQNWNFYMCTVDEKAASIRLNFALTEIAPVEDCTHRLTIFIKMNNPTEDGLSSNEEYPILCDIEDEVVDRLETLEDIFAGTVKTQGRLELYLFTKNPEKSEELCKEALAKFPDYLWKTYIDEDKEWDFYYNFLYPDVYSYQAIMNRSVIENLLKNEDKLEKEREIDHWLYFKTEENANLAIKKFEELGYEILSSKKLEDKSEHKYQVNISRVDNAIYAHVNEIVWELVEIAESLDGYYDGWGCNITK from the coding sequence TTGAAACAAAATTTTAATGAAATCAAACAAAATTGGAACTTTTATATGTGTACTGTGGATGAAAAAGCAGCTTCTATACGTCTTAACTTTGCACTAACAGAAATAGCACCTGTTGAAGATTGTACACACAGACTTACTATCTTTATTAAAATGAATAATCCTACTGAAGATGGACTTTCATCTAATGAAGAATATCCAATATTATGTGATATTGAAGATGAAGTTGTAGATAGATTAGAAACTTTAGAAGATATCTTTGCAGGAACTGTAAAAACACAAGGAAGATTAGAACTTTATCTTTTTACAAAAAATCCTGAAAAAAGTGAAGAGCTTTGTAAAGAGGCATTAGCAAAATTCCCAGATTACTTATGGAAAACTTATATAGATGAAGATAAAGAATGGGATTTCTATTATAATTTCCTTTATCCAGATGTATACTCTTATCAAGCAATAATGAATAGATCTGTTATAGAAAATTTATTGAAAAATGAAGATAAATTAGAAAAAGAACGTGAAATAGACCACTGGCTTTATTTTAAAACAGAGGAAAATGCTAATTTAGCTATAAAAAAATTTGAAGAATTAGGTTATGAAATTCTTTCAAGTAAAAAATTAGAAGATAAGTCTGAACATAAATATCAAGTTAATATTTCAAGAGTGGATAATGCTATATATGCTCATGTAAATGAAATAGTATGGGAGCTTGTAGAGATTGCAGAATCTTTAGATGGATACTATGATGGTTGGGGATGTAATATAACAAAATAG
- a CDS encoding transketolase family protein codes for MSKKSTRQAYGEALVELGRINNDIVVLDADLSKSTKTDLFKKEFPKRHLNIGIAEADLIGTAAGFATCGKIPFASTFAMFAAGRAFEQIRNTVAYPKLNVKIAPTHAGISVGEDGGSHQSIEDIALMRAIPGMVVLCPCDAVETKKMVQAAAEYNGPVYLRLGRLDVETVLDDSYDFQIGIANTLREGNDVTIVSTGLLTQEALKAADELAKENISVRVINCGTIKPLDGETILKATKETKFIITAEEHSVIGGLGSAVSEFLSETHPTLIKKLGVYDKFGQSGKGAEMLEKYELTAAKLISMVKENLK; via the coding sequence ATGAGTAAGAAGTCTACAAGACAAGCCTACGGAGAGGCCTTAGTAGAACTTGGAAGAATAAATAATGATATAGTTGTTTTAGATGCTGACTTAAGTAAATCAACAAAAACTGATTTATTTAAAAAAGAATTTCCAAAAAGACATTTAAATATTGGAATAGCTGAAGCTGACTTAATAGGTACAGCTGCTGGTTTTGCTACTTGTGGAAAAATTCCATTTGCATCTACTTTTGCAATGTTTGCTGCTGGAAGAGCTTTTGAACAAATTAGAAATACTGTAGCATATCCAAAATTAAATGTTAAAATTGCTCCAACTCATGCTGGAATTTCAGTAGGAGAAGATGGTGGTTCTCACCAATCAATAGAAGATATCGCTCTTATGAGAGCTATTCCAGGAATGGTTGTTTTATGTCCTTGTGATGCAGTTGAAACTAAAAAAATGGTTCAAGCTGCTGCTGAATACAATGGGCCAGTTTATTTAAGACTTGGAAGATTAGATGTTGAAACTGTTTTAGATGATAGTTATGATTTCCAAATTGGTATAGCAAATACTTTAAGAGAAGGAAATGACGTTACTATTGTTTCTACTGGACTTTTAACACAAGAAGCTTTAAAAGCAGCTGATGAATTAGCTAAAGAAAATATTTCTGTAAGAGTTATAAACTGCGGAACTATAAAACCTTTAGATGGAGAAACTATTTTAAAAGCTACTAAAGAAACTAAATTCATAATAACTGCTGAAGAACATTCAGTTATTGGTGGATTAGGTTCTGCTGTTTCTGAATTCTTATCAGAAACTCACCCTACTTTAATCAAAAAGTTAGGTGTTTATGATAAATTTGGACAAAGTGGAAAAGGTGCAGAAATGTTAGAAAAATATGAACTAACTGCTGCAAAATTAATTTCTATGGTAAAAGAAAATTTAAAATAA
- a CDS encoding transketolase, with amino-acid sequence MKDISFLKEKAKEIRRSIVSMIAEAKSGHPGGSLSATDILTALYFSEMNIDPANPKMEGRDRFVLSKGHAAPAIYATLAERGYFSKDELLTLRKFGSRLQGHPDMKKLPGIEISTGSLGQGLSVANGMALNAKIFNENYRTYIVLGDGEVQEGQIWEAAMTAAHYKLDNLCAFLDSNNLQIDGNVTEIMGVEPLDKKWEAFGWNVIKIDGHNFEEILSALEKAKECKDKPTMILAKTVKGKGVSFMENVCGFHGVAPTAEELEKALAELA; translated from the coding sequence ATGAAAGATATTAGTTTTCTAAAAGAAAAGGCTAAAGAGATTAGAAGATCTATTGTTTCTATGATTGCTGAAGCAAAATCAGGACATCCAGGTGGTTCTCTATCTGCAACTGATATTTTAACAGCTCTATATTTTTCTGAAATGAATATAGACCCTGCTAATCCAAAGATGGAAGGAAGAGATAGATTTGTTCTTTCTAAAGGACATGCTGCACCTGCTATCTATGCAACTTTAGCTGAAAGAGGATATTTTTCAAAAGATGAATTATTGACTTTAAGAAAATTTGGAAGTAGACTTCAAGGTCACCCTGATATGAAAAAACTTCCAGGTATTGAGATTTCAACTGGTTCTCTTGGACAAGGTTTATCTGTTGCAAATGGTATGGCATTAAATGCTAAGATATTTAATGAAAATTATAGAACTTACATCGTTTTAGGAGATGGAGAAGTTCAAGAAGGACAAATTTGGGAAGCTGCTATGACTGCTGCTCACTATAAACTTGATAATCTTTGTGCCTTCCTTGACAGTAATAATCTACAAATTGATGGAAATGTTACTGAAATAATGGGCGTTGAACCATTAGATAAAAAATGGGAAGCTTTTGGTTGGAATGTAATTAAAATAGATGGACATAATTTTGAAGAAATTCTTTCTGCTTTAGAAAAAGCTAAAGAATGTAAAGATAAACCAACTATGATTCTTGCAAAAACTGTAAAAGGTAAAGGAGTTTCTTTTATGGAAAATGTTTGTGGTTTCCATGGAGTTGCACCAACTGCTGAAGAATTAGAAAAGGCATTAGCTGAATTAGCTTAA